From a single Larimichthys crocea isolate SSNF chromosome XIII, L_crocea_2.0, whole genome shotgun sequence genomic region:
- the zgc:110410 gene encoding protein lifeguard 1 — translation MNQTNANENGGYGPRPPPYNYQQYGQSAYTGTSYEVNRVGEGNIAVISPPGNWHNNMAHSEDMEAARGNQHSGESPPDYPDGGSVDSPFSDAGIRRGFIRKVYLTLMIQLLVTVGIICAFLFWDTLRIWTWRNNWFSYSMMGVVLVLVLVLSCCNDVRRRVPFNFIALGLFTIAEGLMLGSVAAYFYTEAVLWAVAATALVSLSLTLFAVQSKWDFTARSGSLWVFAWTLVSFALLCAILRSQYLSILYACLATLLFSLYLVCDTQLILGGKHNYAISPEEYVFAALNLYLDIVSLFLLLLNLISLCR, via the exons ATGAATCAGACTAATGCCAATGAAAATGGGGGTTATGGACCTCGACCCCCTCCATACAATTATCAACAATATGGACAAAGTGCTTACACAGGGACGAGCTATGAG GTGAACCGGGTAGGGGAGGGGAACATTGCAGTGATCTCCCCTCCTGGCAACTGGCATAATAACATGGCCCATTCTGAGGACATGGAAGCAGCTAGGGGAAACCAGCATTCTGGTGAAAGTCCACCTGACTACCCTGATGGTGGCTCAGTGGATAGCCCCTTCAGTGACGCTGGCATACGAAGAG GTTTCATCAGAAAAGTCTACCTGACCTTGATGATTCAGCTGTTGGTGACTGTCGGGATCATATGCGCTTTTCTTTTCTG GGACACTCTCAGGATATGGACATGGAGAAACAACTGGTTTTCATACTCCATGAT GGGAGTGGTACTGGTGCTCGTCTTGGTCCTGTCTTGCTGCAACGACGTCCGTCGTCGAGTCCCTTTCAATTTCATCGCCCTGGGCCTCTTT actATTGCAGAGGGTCTGATGCTTGGCTCTGTGGCAGC gtaCTTTTATACTGAAGCAGTTCTGTGGGCTGTGGCGGCAACAGCGCTCGTGTCCCTCTCCTTGACTCTGTTTGCCGTGCAGTCAAAG TGGGACTTCACCGCAAGAAGTGGAAGCCTGTGGGTGTTTGCCTGGACTCTCGTTTCGTTTGCATTGCTTTGTGCAATCCTCCGATCGCAG TACCTTTCCATCCTGTACGCCTGCTTGGCAACATTGCTGTTTTCTTTA tattTGGTGTGTGATACCCAGCTTATCCTGGGTGGGAAACACAACTATGCAATCTCTCCCGAGGAGTATGTGTTTGCTGCTCTCAACCTCTATTTGGACATTGTCtccctgttcctcctcctgctgaaTCTCATCTCGCTCTGCCGCTAA